A part of Larkinella insperata genomic DNA contains:
- a CDS encoding M48 family metalloprotease: MNQRNSFGYRALALSVLLGFSACSRNPVTGKRELSLMSTEQEIAVGKESHPSVVASMGLYDDKKLNDFINQKGKAMAQISHRPNLPYQFYIVDSPVVNAFAVPGGYVYFTRGIMAHFNNEAEFAGVLGHEIGHITARHSARQQTGQLLGTLGMIGGAILVPQLGQNLDALQQGLQVFMLKYSRDHESESDKIGVEYSSKIGYDAHQMANFFSTIKRISDNAGQQVPDFLSTHPDPANRNTKVNQMATAYQQQNKGNYQVERDRYLRMIDGILYGEDPRQGFVENDMFYHPELRFQFPVPKGWQHQNSPSQFQMAPKDGKSAMILMLAKGNNLDEAAKTLAQELSLNVLESQRTTINGNPAYVLISRQQAQQQQGQQQDPRTALQIGTWLIQYNNAIYALHGLAAANDFEGAYRSFRPVAENFRALTDSEKINRKPERVQVKAVPRDGTFKDAMSALGMPANRLEELGVLNSLRPNDRVARGSLIKIIER, translated from the coding sequence ATGAATCAGAGGAATTCATTTGGGTACCGCGCGCTCGCTCTGAGTGTGCTGCTCGGGTTTTCGGCCTGCTCTCGGAATCCGGTCACCGGGAAGCGCGAACTATCATTGATGTCGACCGAACAGGAAATTGCCGTCGGTAAAGAATCGCATCCGTCGGTTGTCGCCAGCATGGGGCTGTACGACGACAAAAAACTAAATGATTTTATCAACCAGAAGGGCAAGGCGATGGCCCAGATCTCGCACCGCCCCAACTTGCCGTACCAGTTTTACATTGTCGATTCGCCGGTGGTGAATGCTTTTGCGGTGCCGGGCGGCTACGTTTACTTCACGCGGGGCATCATGGCCCACTTCAACAACGAAGCGGAGTTTGCCGGGGTGCTGGGCCACGAGATCGGGCACATCACGGCCCGGCATTCGGCGCGGCAGCAAACCGGTCAGTTGCTTGGAACCCTCGGTATGATCGGCGGGGCCATCCTGGTGCCGCAGCTGGGCCAGAATCTGGACGCGCTTCAGCAGGGCCTGCAGGTTTTTATGCTCAAGTACAGCCGCGATCACGAGTCGGAATCGGACAAAATCGGCGTTGAATACTCGAGCAAAATCGGCTACGATGCGCACCAGATGGCGAACTTCTTCTCCACCATCAAACGCATTTCCGACAACGCCGGCCAGCAGGTGCCGGATTTCCTGTCGACCCACCCCGATCCGGCTAACCGCAATACCAAGGTGAACCAGATGGCCACCGCCTACCAGCAGCAGAACAAAGGCAATTATCAGGTGGAACGGGATCGGTATCTGCGCATGATCGACGGAATCCTGTACGGCGAAGACCCCCGGCAGGGTTTTGTCGAAAATGACATGTTTTACCATCCGGAGCTGCGCTTTCAGTTTCCGGTGCCCAAAGGCTGGCAGCACCAGAACTCGCCCTCGCAGTTTCAGATGGCGCCCAAAGACGGCAAGTCGGCCATGATTCTGATGCTGGCCAAAGGCAACAACCTCGACGAAGCCGCCAAGACCCTGGCGCAGGAACTGAGTTTGAACGTACTGGAAAGCCAGCGCACCACCATCAACGGCAACCCGGCCTACGTACTGATTTCGCGGCAACAGGCGCAGCAACAGCAGGGCCAGCAGCAAGATCCCCGGACGGCCCTCCAGATCGGCACCTGGCTAATTCAGTACAACAACGCCATATACGCCCTGCACGGTCTGGCGGCCGCCAACGATTTTGAGGGCGCTTACCGGTCGTTTCGACCGGTGGCTGAAAACTTTCGGGCGCTGACCGATTCGGAGAAAATCAACCGTAAACCCGAGCGCGTTCAGGTCAAAGCGGTACCGCGGGACGGAACGTTCAAAGACGCCATGAGTGCGTTGGGAATGCCCGCCAACCGGCTGGAAGAACTGGGCGTACTCAACAGCCTGCGGCCCAACGACAGGGTAGCGCGGGGCTCGCTGATCAAAATTATCGAGCGCTAA